The proteins below come from a single Athene noctua chromosome 6, bAthNoc1.hap1.1, whole genome shotgun sequence genomic window:
- the LOC141961780 gene encoding glial fibrillary acidic protein-like has product MESQRLSSYGRRIGPAAPGYRGLPASPPARLRAPRSAQPGPRTGARLGLGRMDFSLAAALNSEFRETRTNEKVEMMELNDRFASYIEKVRLLEQQNKVLVVELHQAREQEPSRLPDVYQGELRDLRRHVEQLATAKARLEIEKENLAEDLGSLQQKLQDEATLRLEAESDLAAYRQDVDAAALARLALERRVGTLQDEIAFLRKAHEEELRELQEQLARQRVHVEVDASKPDLTAALRDIRSRYEAAAASNVREAEEWYKSKFTDLTAAAARHAEALRAAKQEANEYRRQLQALTCDLEALRGANESLERQLRELEERYALETAGYQDTVARLEEDTRSLKEEMARHLQDYQELLSVKLALDIEIATYRKLLEGEESRITIPVQSFSNLQIRETSLDPKSVSEARVKRSIVVKTVETKDGEVIKESKQEHKEEP; this is encoded by the exons ATGGAGAGCCAGCGGCTCTCCTCCTACGGCCGCCGcatcggccccgccgccccgggctacCGGGGGcttcccgccagcccccccgcccggctccgggctccccgcagcgcccagccTGGTCCCCGCACGGGTgcccgcctggggctgggcaggatggaCTTCTCGCTGGCCGCAGCGCTCAACTCGGAGTTCAGGGAGACGCGCACCAACGAGAAGGTGGAGATGATGGAGCTCAACGACCGCTTTGCCAGCTACATCGAGAAGGtccggctgctggagcagcagaacaaggtgctggtggtggagctgcaccAGGCGCGGGAGCAGGAGCCCTCGCGTCTGCCCGACGTCTACCAGGGGGAGCTGCGTGACCTGCGGCGCCACGTGGAGCAGTTGGCCACCGCCAAGGCCCGTCTGGAGATCGAGAAGGAGAACCTCGCCGAGGACCTcggcagcctccagcagaa GCTGCAGGACGAGGCGACCCTGCGGCTGGAGGCCGAGAGCGACCTGGCTGCCTAcaggcag gACGTGGACGCCGCTGCCTTGGCTCGCCTGGCCCTGGAGCGGCGGGTGGGGACGCTGCAGGACGAGATCGCCTTCCTCCGCAAGGCCCACGAGGAG gagctgcgggagctgcaggagcagctggcccgGCAGCGGGTGCACGTCGAGGTGGACGCGAGCAAGCCGGACCTGACGGCCGCCCTGCGCGACATCCGCAGCCGCTAcgaggccgcggccgccagcAACGTCCGGGAGGCCGAGGAGTGGTACAAGTCCAAG ttcacagacctgacggccgcggccgcccggcacgCAGAGGCCCTGCGCGCCGCCAAGCAGGAGGCCAACGAGTACCGGCGCCAGCTCCAGGCCCTCACCTGCGACCTGGAGGCTCTGCGGGGTGCG AACGagtccctggagaggcagctgcgggagctggaggagcgctACGCCCTGGAGACGGCCGGCTACCAGGACACGGTGGCACGGCTGGAGGAGGACACCCGCAGCCTCAAGGAGGAGATGGCCCGGCACCTGCAGGActaccaggagctgctcagcgtCAAGCTGGCCCTCGACATCGAGATCGCCACGTACCGCAAACTGCTGGAGGGCGAGGAGAGCAG GATCACCATCCCCGTGCAGAGCTTCTCCAACCTGCAGATCCGAG AGACCAGCCTGGACCCTAAATCCGTGTCTGAAGCCCGCGTGAAGAGGAGCATTGTGGTCAAAACTGTGGAGACCAAGGATGGAGAG gtGATCAAGGAGTCCAagcaggagcacaaggaggagcCGTAG